A single genomic interval of Microbacterium sp. LWO14-1.2 harbors:
- a CDS encoding sigma-70 family RNA polymerase sigma factor translates to MNTDSEIIQRSLGQPRAFAELFDRHAGVVGRYAARRLGVDAGEDILSETFLVAFARRKAFDTAWDSALPWLFGIASRLIRKHRATEAKHLRSSIESAHREEHISHGDLETTIARLDAEISTRELAPRIASLSTKDRETLLLYAWGDLTYEEVAAALGVPVGTVRSRINRVRTRLNPHRSAGRTSIVKQKEGEVDGRFRARA, encoded by the coding sequence GTGAACACAGACAGCGAGATCATTCAGCGATCGCTCGGGCAACCCCGGGCGTTCGCCGAACTCTTCGACAGACATGCCGGAGTGGTGGGACGGTACGCCGCCCGACGGCTCGGGGTGGATGCTGGCGAGGACATCCTCAGCGAGACGTTCCTCGTCGCGTTCGCCCGCCGGAAGGCGTTCGACACCGCGTGGGACAGCGCACTGCCGTGGTTGTTCGGGATCGCGTCCCGACTCATCCGGAAGCATCGGGCGACGGAGGCCAAGCACCTCCGGTCGAGCATCGAGTCCGCCCACCGTGAGGAGCACATCTCGCACGGCGACCTCGAGACGACGATCGCCCGGCTGGACGCCGAGATCTCGACCCGCGAGCTCGCCCCGCGGATCGCGTCGCTGTCGACGAAGGACCGGGAGACGCTCCTGCTGTACGCCTGGGGGGACCTGACGTACGAGGAGGTCGCCGCGGCCCTCGGTGTCCCCGTGGGCACGGTGCGCTCCCGCATCAACCGCGTGCGCACTCGGCTGAATCCGCACCGCAGTGCCGGCCGCACCTCAATCGTGAAGCAGAAGGAAGGAGAAGTCGATGGACGTTTTCGAGCGCGTGCGTGA